The Glandiceps talaboti chromosome 19, keGlaTala1.1, whole genome shotgun sequence genome contains a region encoding:
- the LOC144449987 gene encoding angiotensin-converting enzyme-like yields MEAIYSTGEVCDRPDDETPGACYVLDPDLYGVMAQSRDYNELVWAWKGWRDTCGPAMKSMYTRYVELGNEAAKLNDQPDMGAYWRSWYEMDNFEEEMMRLWDEVQPLYLQLHAFVRRKLSELYGEKYVSLYGGIPAHLLGNMWAQDWMSISDLVLPYPDKPSVDVTDELVKQGYDAMQMFELSEEFFVSLGLIPSPESFWTDSMIERPDDGRQVVCHASAWDFYNRKDFRIKQCTSITHDDLITVHHEMGHTQYFFQYAPHPVEYRDGANPGFHEAVGDVISLSVQTPEHLNKVGLLPDYEEDEETDLNFLMTMALQKIAFLPFGLLVDMWRWEVFAGNVTEHNYNERWWQMRTSIQGLVSPVKRSDLVMDFDPGSKFHVPADVPYIRYFISHILQFQFHESVCIAAGQFDPDDANSKLHQCDIYQSHEAGKLLGDMLKMGSSVPWPDAMEAITGQRDMSAKPLIEFFQPLIDWLEEQNEMNGDVTGWDLNWSPPEDEWTEPELVAGGISHVRALWLLPVSLLFNLYCNQMCAFKMQDGLEKMAFREMSVLGILVLLVVAAQAQDKITNETLAEAYLDEYNAMAQEVYFKSVTASWNYNTNLTDYNQAQSVAENLIESAFSLQARLNVSQFDWTNFTHDIQRQIGKIYYVGSSALTGEDLKNYEQILADMEKIYSTAKVCRDGECHPLDPDLTATMAKSRDYEELKWAWESWRKETGPKMKDMYEEFVTLANKAAEVNDQPDMGAYWRSWYEMDNLESETQRLWEQLRPFYEQLHAYVRGKLIEVYGSKYVDPNGPIPAHLLGNMWAQSWGNVLDLVLPYPDKTSIDITPELVKQGYDATKMFELSEEFFTSLGLPASPKSFWNDSMFVRPDDGREVVCHASAWDFYNAKDIRIKMCTVVNMEDLITIHHEMGHTQYYLQYKHLPVVYRRGANPGFHEAVGDLLALSVSTPEHLKEIGLLPELVDDDETDINFLMSMALDKIAFLPFGILMDMWRWDVFAGNTPKNKYTEAWWKLRTEIQGVVPPVPRSDDEGHFDPGAKFHIPGNTPYIRYFVSHVLQFQFHRALCEEAGNTRALHRCDIYKSTAAGTKLGNMLKLGSSKEWPDALEQIAGTREMDASAIVAYFQPLMKWLEEKNKEAGYEAGWDNSWTPPDEPWTSGVKSTLMAPFTIMLLIVCATFLVRG; encoded by the exons ATGGAAGCCATCTATTCAACAGGTGAAGTCTGTGACAGACCAGATGACGAGACCCCAGGTGCATGCTACGTCCTCGATCCag ACCTGTATGGAGTGATGGCACAGAGCCGTGACTACAATGAGTTAGTGTGGGCCTGGAAGGGATGGAGAGACACGTGTGGACCAGCAATGAAATCTATGTATACACGATATGTAGAACTTGGCAACGAAGCAGCTAAGCTTAATG ATCAGCCTGATATGGGTGCATACTGGCGTTCTTGGTATGAAATGGATAATTTTGAGGAAGAGATGATGAGACTCTGGGATGAGGTCCAACCATTGTATTTACAACTACACGCCTTTGTCAGACGTAAACTTAGTGAACTGTATGGTGAGAAGTACGTCAGTCTGTATGGTGGTATCCCAGCACACCTCTTAG GCAACATGTGGGCACAGGACTGGATGTCCATCAGTGACCTTGTACTTCCCTACCCTGATAAACCATCAGTTGACGTCACAGATGAACTCGTCAAACAG GGTTATGATGCGATGCAAATGTTCGAGTTATCAGAGGAATTCTTTGTATCCCTTGGATTAATTCCATCTCCTGAAAGTTTCTGGACTGACTCTATGATTGAACGACCAGACGATGGAAGACAGGTGGTTTGCCATGCGTCGGCCTGGGATTTCTACAACAGGAAAGACTTCAG AATCAAACAATGTACCAGTATAACTCATGACGATTTGATCACTGTGCATCACGAGATGGGACATACTCAATACTTCTTCCAATATGCTCCTCACCCTGTTGAGTACCGTGATGGCGCTAATCCTGGTTTCCACGAGGCGGTTGGTGACGTCATTTCTCTGTCAGTACAAACTCCTGAACATCTCAACAAAGTTGGCTTGTTGCCAGATTATGAAGAGGATGAAG AGACGGACTTGAACTTCCTGATGACTATGGCTCTACAAAAGATAGCATTCCTTCCATTTGGTTTATTGGTTGATATGTGGAGGTGGGAGGTTTTTGCAGGCAATGTTACAGAACACAACTACAATGAAAGATGGTGGCAAATGAG AACATCAATACAGGGACTTGTGTCTCCTGTAAAACGAAGTGACCTCGTTATGGACTTTGACCCGGGGTCAAAGTTCCACGTGCCTGCTGATGTTCCTTATATCAG GTACTTCATTAGTCACATTCTACAGTTCCAGTTCCACGAGTCAGTTTGTATTGCAGCAGGTCAATTCGATCCTGATGATGCTAACAGTAAACTACATCAATGTGATATTTACCAATCCCATGAGGCGGGAAAACTTCTTGG aGATATGTTAAAGATGGGTTCAAGTGTTCCATGGCCAGATGCAATGGAAGCTATTACAGGACAACGTGATATGAGTGCAAAGCCATTGATTGAATTTTTTCAACCATTAATTGATTGGTTGGAAGAACAGAATGAAATGAACGGTGATGTGACTGGCTGGGATCTGAACTGGTCACCCCCTGAAGATGAATGGACTGAACCAGAACTAGTTGCTG GAGGAATTTCTCATGTGAGGGCGCTGTGGCTGCTTCCTGTCTCACTTTTGTTCAACCTGTACTGTAACCAGATG TGTGCGTTTAAAATGCAAGACGGGTTGGAGAAAATGGCTTTTCGAGAAATGAGCGTACTCGGTATTTTGGTTTTGTTGGTTGTGGCCGCACAAGCGCAGGACAAAATTACTAACGAGACTTTGGCAGAGGCTTACTTGGACGAGTACAATGCCATGGCACAGGAGGTTTACTTTAAATCCGTCACGGCGTCATGGAATTATAATACAAACCTGACAGACTACAATCAAGCTCAGTCG GTTGCTGAAAACCTCATAGAATCTGCCTTTTCCCTTCAAGCACGACTCAACGTCTCCCAGTTTGATTGGACGAATTTCACTCATGACATTCAACGACAAATTGGTAAAATCTACTACGTGGGGTCATCTGCTCTCACCGGGGAGGATCTAAAAAAT TACGAACAAATACTTGCTGACATGGAAAAAATATATTCTACAGCTAAAGTGTGCCGTGATGGCGAGTGCCATCCTTTAGACCCTG ATTTGACAGCTACCATGGCAAAGAGTCGAGACTATGAGGAGTTAAAATGGGCTTGGGAAAGCTGGCGTAAGGAGACAGGGCCAAAAATGAAAGACATGTATGAAGAATTCGTTACTTTGGCGAATAAGGCAGCTGAAGTCAATG ATCAACCTGACATGGGTGCTTATTGGCGTTCATGGTATGAAATGGATAACTTGGAAAGCGAGACTCAACGTCTATGGGAACAATTGCGACCTTTCTACGAACAGCTGCACGCCTATGTCCGTGGAAAACTGATTGAAGTGTATGGGTCGAAGTACGTTGACCCAAATGGACCAATCCCTGCTCACTTGTTAG gcAACATGTGGGCTCAAAGTTGGGGTAATGTTCTGGATTTGGTGTTACCATACCCTGATAAAACAAGCATTGATATCACACCTGAGTTGGTGAAACAg ggCTATGATGCTACAAAGATGTTTGAGTTGTCAGAAGAATTCTTTACTTCTCTCGGTTTGCCAGCCTCACCGAAATCATTCTGGAATGACTCGATGTTTGTTAGACCAGATGACGGCAGAGAAGTTGTATGCCACGCGTCAGCGTGGGATTTCTACAACGCAAAAGACATTAG AATCAAGATGTGTACAGTAGTAAACATGGAAGACTTGATAACGATCCACCATGAAATGGGACATACACAATATTACCTACAGTACAAACATCTACCTGTCGTCTACCGTCGTGGCGCCAATCCTGGATTCCATGAAGCTGTTGGTGATCTTCTTGCGTTATCTGTGTCGACTCCCGAACATCTCAAAGAGATCGGACTTCTACCTGAACTTGTAGACGATGATG AGACTGACATCAACTTTCTGATGAGCATGGCTTTAGATAAAATTGCATTCTTACCATTTGGGATCTTGATGGATATGTGGCGATGGGACGTTTTCGCTGGTAACACTCCAAAGAACAAATATACCGAGGCTTGGTGGAAACTGAGAACTGAAATCCAAGGCGTCGTACCCCCTGTTCCTCGAAGCGATGATGAGGGGCATTTCGATCCAGGCGCAAAGTTTCATATTCCGGGGAATACACCCTATATACG GTATTTTGTGAGTCACGTcttacaatttcaatttcatcgGGCGTTGTGTGAAGAAGCCGGAAACACAAGGGCTTTGCATCGTTGTGATATATACAAATCAACTGCAGCCGGTACAAAACTTGG AAATATGCTGAAGCTGGGTTCAAGTAAAGAATGGCCGGATGCCCTGGAACAAATTGCAGGAACACGAGAGATGGATGCCTCGGCTATCGTGGCGTACTTCCAGCCTTTGATGAAATGGTTGGAGGAGAAGAATAAAGAAGCAGGCTACGAAGCCGGTTGGGATAATTCCTGGACTCCACCTGATGAACCCTGGACTTCAG gtgtgaagtcaacgtTGATGGCGCCATTCACTATTATGCTGTTGATCGTCTGCGCCACATTTCTTGTGAGAGGTTGA